The Fusobacterium sp. DD2 genome contains a region encoding:
- a CDS encoding sensor histidine kinase — protein sequence MFDLTGKILNSLGYIIAIAFFFTKFKQAKNVFTRKQYTKQDIIILSIFFSFLSIIGTYTGINYRGAIVNTRNIGVAVAGIIGGPYIGTFTGLIAGFHRLFVEPGSPTTLACSIATMSGGLITSRFYKKCNEKNSYIYGFISGFLIENISMVLILITGYYLYDFAVAIDIVKIIYFPMILANAVGVSIVILIIRDIISEQEIRAGKQAKLALEIANQSLPYFRHGHSLNEVCKIILEALEAQVVVITNDKYIIASHLSSEKYSLNHREIKSAATKEVLKTGKIMVLGKEDSDIIDFRCIDGDIKSCIILPLFQEEKKISGTLKLYFDTSKVITAKKKYLAEGLSLLISTNMEISKVENFKTMAKEAELKALQTQINPHFLFNALHTISSFVRIDPDRARDMIINLSNYMRYSLENSSNLVPLYKELSQVSAYINIEKARFGDKIHVECNIPNEFMDIKVPMLIIQPLVENSIKHGILKQRDGGVIKISAEKYEKGCMITIKDNGVGIDPKIVEDIDNKIDKNIGLKNVHNRLKLLYGKGLTIKRLEHGTKISFYVE from the coding sequence TTAAACAGGCTAAAAATGTATTTACAAGAAAACAATACACAAAACAGGACATTATTATTCTCTCTATATTTTTCTCATTTCTTTCAATTATTGGTACATATACTGGGATAAACTATAGAGGTGCCATAGTTAACACAAGAAATATCGGTGTTGCTGTAGCTGGAATAATAGGGGGACCATATATTGGAACCTTTACTGGATTAATTGCTGGATTTCACAGATTATTTGTAGAACCTGGAAGTCCTACTACACTGGCTTGTAGTATTGCAACTATGAGTGGGGGACTTATAACTTCTAGATTTTATAAGAAGTGTAATGAAAAAAACTCCTATATCTACGGTTTTATCAGTGGCTTTTTAATTGAAAATATAAGTATGGTACTTATTCTTATTACTGGATACTATCTCTATGATTTTGCTGTGGCAATTGATATTGTAAAAATCATATATTTTCCAATGATTTTAGCCAATGCAGTTGGAGTTTCCATAGTGATATTGATTATACGTGACATTATCTCTGAACAGGAAATACGAGCTGGAAAACAGGCTAAACTTGCTCTTGAAATAGCAAATCAGTCCCTTCCATATTTCAGACATGGTCACTCTTTAAATGAAGTATGTAAAATAATTTTGGAAGCTTTAGAAGCTCAGGTAGTAGTGATTACAAATGATAAATATATAATTGCAAGTCATCTCTCATCTGAAAAATACTCTCTTAATCACAGAGAGATAAAAAGTGCTGCTACAAAAGAGGTATTAAAAACTGGAAAGATAATGGTATTAGGTAAGGAAGATAGCGATATTATAGATTTCAGATGTATAGATGGGGATATTAAATCATGTATTATTCTTCCACTTTTTCAGGAAGAGAAAAAAATCTCTGGAACATTAAAGCTTTACTTTGATACCTCTAAAGTAATAACTGCTAAGAAAAAATATCTGGCTGAAGGACTTTCTCTTCTTATTTCTACAAATATGGAGATAAGCAAAGTAGAAAACTTTAAAACAATGGCAAAAGAAGCTGAACTTAAAGCATTGCAGACTCAGATAAATCCACATTTTCTATTTAATGCACTGCATACTATCTCTTCCTTTGTAAGAATAGATCCAGATAGAGCCAGAGATATGATTATAAATCTTTCTAACTACATGAGATACAGTCTTGAGAACTCTTCTAATTTAGTTCCTTTATACAAGGAATTAAGCCAGGTCAGTGCGTATATTAATATTGAAAAGGCCAGATTTGGGGATAAAATACATGTAGAATGCAATATTCCAAATGAATTTATGGATATAAAAGTACCTATGCTTATTATCCAACCTCTTGTTGAAAATAGTATTAAGCACGGAATTTTAAAACAGAGAGATGGTGGAGTCATAAAAATATCTGCAGAAAAATATGAAAAAGGCTGTATGATTACAATTAAAGACAATGGAGTTGGAATTGATCCTAAGATTGTAGAAGATATTGATAATAAGATAGATAAAAATATAGGACTTAAAAATGTTCACAACCGTCTTAAACTTCTATATGGTAAAGGACTTACAATAAAAAGACTTGAACATGGAACTAAGATATCATTTTATGTTGAATAG
- a CDS encoding LytTR family DNA-binding domain-containing protein, translating to MFKCVIVEDEFPAREELKYFLSKHKDIHLEKEFESPIDALKYLQDTKVDGIFLDINMPELDGMSLGKILTKLNPQMKIVFITAYRDFAADAFEIHAFDYLLKPYSEERINEVLSSLVSFSENEEEPAKEIGKVNKVTVFSGEKMVVISLDEIYYIEVIDKESKIYTKDSVYTSKFKISKWEEMLPKPKFYRTHRSYIVNLDIVKEVEPWFNGTYILKIKDLSFKVPVSRNNVKEFKELLTIK from the coding sequence ATGTTTAAATGTGTAATAGTAGAAGATGAATTTCCAGCAAGAGAAGAACTTAAATATTTTTTATCAAAACACAAAGATATACACCTTGAAAAAGAATTTGAAAGTCCTATTGATGCCTTAAAATATCTTCAGGATACTAAGGTAGATGGAATATTTTTAGATATAAATATGCCTGAACTTGATGGAATGAGCTTAGGGAAAATTCTTACAAAGCTTAATCCTCAAATGAAAATTGTATTTATAACTGCTTATAGAGATTTTGCAGCTGACGCTTTTGAAATACATGCTTTTGATTATCTTTTAAAGCCTTATTCAGAAGAGAGAATAAATGAAGTGCTATCATCTCTTGTATCCTTTTCTGAAAATGAAGAGGAACCAGCAAAAGAGATAGGAAAAGTTAATAAAGTCACTGTTTTTTCTGGAGAAAAGATGGTGGTTATATCTTTAGATGAGATTTACTATATAGAGGTAATTGATAAAGAGAGTAAGATATACACCAAAGACAGTGTCTATACCTCTAAATTTAAAATATCAAAATGGGAAGAGATGCTTCCAAAACCTAAATTTTACAGAACTCATCGTTCATACATTGTAAATCTGGATATAGTAAAAGAAGTGGAACCATGGTTTAATGGAACATACATTTTAAAGATAAAAGATCTTTCATTTAAGGTTCCTGTAAGTAGAAATAATGTAAAAGAATTTAAAGAATTACTCACTATAAAATAA
- a CDS encoding DNA alkylation repair protein produces MKRVIENLKDINWTKENYSIFIKELIEEQDEKYRKFHLGILGADKTLIGIRAPRLKSIAKEISKGDWKAFVELAGNCYYEESVIKGFVIGYAKIPLNERIPYIEKFIKDVDNWAVCDGCVANFKFIKKELEYFYPFVKSCVKDTNPWKIRVGLVILLDYYIEEEYLDEIFTLIEGIKDESYYVKMAQAWLISIAFVKYREKTLDFIKNNSLDRWVQNKGIQKIRESLRVTKEDKDMLLKYKK; encoded by the coding sequence ATGAAAAGAGTAATTGAAAATTTAAAAGATATAAATTGGACAAAGGAAAACTACTCTATTTTTATCAAAGAACTTATAGAAGAGCAGGATGAAAAATACAGAAAATTTCATTTGGGAATCTTAGGAGCTGACAAAACCCTCATAGGAATAAGAGCACCAAGGCTTAAGAGTATTGCTAAGGAGATTTCAAAAGGTGATTGGAAAGCCTTTGTAGAACTTGCAGGAAACTGTTATTATGAAGAGAGTGTTATTAAGGGATTTGTAATAGGATATGCAAAAATACCTCTTAATGAGAGAATTCCTTATATTGAAAAATTTATAAAAGATGTGGATAACTGGGCTGTATGCGACGGTTGTGTTGCAAATTTTAAATTTATAAAAAAAGAGCTTGAATATTTTTATCCATTTGTAAAATCATGTGTAAAGGATACCAATCCTTGGAAAATCAGAGTTGGACTTGTTATTTTACTTGATTACTATATAGAGGAAGAATATCTGGATGAGATTTTTACTCTTATTGAAGGTATAAAAGATGAGAGCTACTATGTAAAGATGGCTCAGGCATGGCTTATTTCAATAGCCTTTGTAAAATATAGAGAGAAGACATTGGATTTTATTAAGAATAATTCTCTTGATAGGTGGGTTCAAAATAAGGGAATTCAGAAGATAAGAGAGTCATTAAGAGTAACTAAAGAGGATAAAGATATGCTTCTTAAATATAAAAAATAG
- a CDS encoding copper homeostasis protein CutC: MLKEKCIGSFKEAIEAQKLGADRVELCDNLEEGGTTPSYGTIKMTVEKLDIPAFVIIRPRGGDFYYSPEEIEIMKEDIKICKSLGVNGVVLGVLNRDNTINYEVTKELVTLAKPMEVTFHKAIDELRNPEEEVEKLASIGVDRILSSGTKPTALEGAEILNKMLEKANGKIKIVVAGKVTKENLKEVSTKIPSTEFHGKKIV, encoded by the coding sequence GTGCTAAAGGAAAAATGCATAGGAAGTTTTAAAGAAGCCATTGAAGCTCAAAAACTTGGAGCAGATAGAGTGGAACTTTGTGATAACTTGGAAGAGGGAGGAACAACACCTTCATATGGAACAATTAAAATGACTGTTGAAAAACTTGATATTCCAGCTTTTGTAATAATCAGACCTAGAGGTGGAGATTTTTACTATTCACCTGAAGAGATTGAGATAATGAAAGAGGATATTAAAATATGTAAATCTCTTGGAGTAAATGGAGTAGTATTAGGTGTCTTAAATAGAGATAACACTATAAATTATGAGGTAACAAAAGAGCTTGTTACCCTTGCAAAACCTATGGAAGTAACTTTTCATAAGGCTATAGATGAGTTAAGAAATCCTGAAGAAGAGGTAGAAAAATTAGCCAGCATTGGAGTTGATAGAATTTTAAGCTCTGGTACTAAACCTACTGCTCTTGAAGGAGCTGAAATTTTAAATAAAATGCTTGAAAAAGCTAATGGAAAGATAAAAATAGTAGTAGCAGGAAAGGTTACAAAAGAGAACTTAAAAGAAGTATCAACAAAAATACCATCTACTGAATTTCATGGGAAAAAGATAGTATAA
- the pepV gene encoding dipeptidase PepV yields the protein MQKEDEMELKEYIDKHFNETLDGISRIIKMKTVKEEKSGDAPFGENLKNALNEVLEIAKSLGFRTKNLDNYVGYAEIGSGDEYIGILGHIDVVPEGDISKWSVDPYSATIKDNLMISRGAIDNKGPIISALYAVKAVVETNPSFNKRVRVIFGTNEESGDEDIKHYLMKEKAPKYAFTPDGRFPVIFSEKGIYTFSFREKIEWDKSDIINIEAGARSNVIPEKAVAVLKNRSVAEIENKIKELEGISRCRFKCVNTGDKVEIVANGRAGHASSPEKGINAILGMYLLLDRIIDENDSMKNFVHFVSQYVGETTDGKLLEIESENKETGNLTISAGITKIVDRDIYVKFNVRYPISTCKQILDEILDKVARDNGIIFVQENHNPPLYFPKDSVLVSSLQKVYKEVTGRDEEPAALGGGTYAKLMPNTVAFGPNFREFKGNAHSPDECMDINMLKTGMEIYGKAILELGKYI from the coding sequence TTGCAGAAAGAGGATGAGATGGAATTAAAAGAGTATATAGATAAGCATTTTAATGAGACTTTAGATGGAATTTCCAGAATAATAAAGATGAAAACTGTAAAAGAAGAAAAATCAGGAGATGCACCTTTTGGAGAAAATCTAAAAAATGCATTAAATGAAGTTCTTGAAATAGCAAAATCTCTTGGATTTAGAACTAAGAATCTGGATAACTATGTTGGATATGCAGAGATTGGTAGTGGAGATGAATATATTGGAATTTTAGGACATATAGATGTAGTTCCTGAAGGGGATATTTCAAAGTGGAGTGTGGATCCATACAGTGCTACAATAAAAGATAATCTTATGATTTCAAGAGGAGCTATTGATAATAAAGGGCCTATTATTTCAGCACTTTATGCAGTAAAGGCAGTAGTTGAAACAAATCCATCTTTTAATAAGAGAGTGAGAGTTATATTTGGGACTAATGAAGAGAGTGGAGATGAAGATATAAAACACTACCTGATGAAAGAAAAAGCACCTAAATATGCTTTTACACCTGATGGAAGATTTCCTGTAATTTTTTCTGAAAAAGGGATATATACTTTTTCTTTTAGGGAAAAAATAGAGTGGGATAAAAGTGATATTATTAATATTGAAGCTGGGGCACGTTCAAATGTGATACCTGAAAAAGCTGTAGCTGTTTTAAAAAATAGAAGTGTTGCTGAAATTGAAAATAAGATAAAAGAGCTTGAAGGAATAAGCAGATGTAGATTTAAATGTGTAAACACTGGAGACAAGGTAGAAATAGTTGCAAATGGTCGTGCAGGTCATGCAAGTTCTCCAGAAAAAGGAATAAATGCTATATTAGGTATGTATTTACTTTTAGATAGAATAATAGATGAAAATGATTCTATGAAAAACTTTGTTCATTTTGTGAGCCAGTATGTAGGAGAGACTACAGATGGTAAACTTCTTGAAATAGAGAGTGAAAATAAAGAAACTGGAAATCTTACTATAAGTGCAGGAATAACTAAAATAGTAGATAGGGATATATATGTAAAATTTAATGTCAGATATCCAATTTCAACTTGTAAGCAGATTTTAGATGAAATACTTGATAAAGTGGCAAGGGATAATGGGATAATCTTTGTACAGGAAAATCATAATCCGCCTCTTTATTTTCCTAAAGACAGCGTACTTGTAAGCAGTTTGCAAAAGGTATATAAAGAGGTTACAGGAAGAGATGAAGAACCAGCAGCATTAGGTGGTGGAACATATGCAAAACTTATGCCTAATACAGTAGCTTTTGGACCAAATTTCAGAGAGTTTAAGGGAAATGCTCACAGTCCAGATGAGTGTATGGATATAAATATGCTTAAAACAGGTATGGAAATCTATGGAAAAGCGATACTTGAATTAGGAAAGTATATTTAA
- a CDS encoding PTS sugar transporter subunit IIB, translating to MKKILLLCQNGMSTSLLVKKMIEAAEKKGIEAEIKAVGLDNFEDNLDKYDVFLLGPQVKYKKDDLAKKAEAVGKKLDVINTVDYGMMRGDKVLDFALSLIK from the coding sequence ATGAAAAAAATATTATTACTTTGTCAAAATGGAATGTCTACAAGTCTTTTAGTGAAAAAGATGATTGAAGCAGCGGAGAAAAAGGGAATTGAAGCTGAAATAAAAGCTGTTGGACTGGATAATTTTGAAGATAATCTTGATAAATATGATGTATTCTTACTTGGACCACAAGTAAAGTATAAAAAAGATGACCTTGCTAAAAAAGCTGAAGCAGTTGGTAAAAAATTGGATGTTATAAACACTGTTGATTATGGAATGATGAGAGGGGACAAAGTGCTTGATTTTGCACTTAGCCTAATTAAATAA
- a CDS encoding PTS sugar transporter subunit IIC, with amino-acid sequence MSKIISFLEEKLVPVAVWIEKNRYINGIRRAFIMLMPLLMIGSIFLMIEAFPLPAYQRGMANLLGENWKDIFDIPITATFSMIAVYVSFLVAQQLAKQFELDSIAVGLLSFASFMILTPLAKTTDYGDVITFQWLGSKGMFIAMIIGIVTVIIFRFFINKSIVVKMPEGVPPEVIRSFEALIPGAVILSLALLLRIGMAHTSYGTIHDFIYTVLAVPLKALGTSYIGSLLTVFAISILWSVGINSGSMVNGIVRPFWLENQVDNIAAMQAGQPLPHVVTEQFFDMIWMGGAGATLSLLIAILLFARSKQIRAVAKIGAAPGIFNINEPVLFGIPIILNPIMLIPFNIIPLVFVTTQYVAMTIGLVSRPMGVAFPWPTPAIISGFLTVGNISGSIMQIVNLIIGALIYLPFLRIIDKAAKIEEENEKQEEVKE; translated from the coding sequence ATGAGTAAAATTATTAGTTTTCTTGAAGAAAAACTGGTACCAGTTGCTGTGTGGATTGAAAAAAACAGATACATCAATGGTATCAGAAGAGCGTTTATTATGTTGATGCCGTTACTTATGATAGGATCTATTTTCTTAATGATTGAGGCATTTCCATTACCTGCTTACCAAAGAGGTATGGCAAATTTATTAGGTGAAAATTGGAAAGATATCTTTGATATTCCTATTACTGCAACATTCTCAATGATAGCTGTCTATGTTTCATTCTTAGTAGCACAACAGCTTGCAAAACAGTTTGAACTTGACAGTATAGCAGTTGGACTTTTATCATTTGCATCATTTATGATACTTACTCCACTTGCTAAAACTACAGATTATGGAGATGTAATTACTTTCCAATGGCTTGGAAGTAAAGGAATGTTTATTGCCATGATTATCGGTATCGTTACAGTTATTATATTTAGATTTTTTATCAATAAAAGTATAGTAGTAAAGATGCCAGAAGGTGTACCACCTGAAGTAATAAGATCATTTGAAGCATTGATTCCAGGAGCAGTAATCTTATCACTTGCTCTTCTTTTAAGAATAGGAATGGCACATACTTCTTATGGAACAATTCATGACTTTATATATACAGTACTTGCAGTACCTTTAAAAGCATTAGGAACTTCATATATAGGTTCACTTTTAACAGTATTTGCAATTTCAATACTATGGTCAGTAGGAATCAACAGTGGTTCTATGGTAAATGGAATTGTAAGACCTTTCTGGCTTGAAAACCAGGTTGACAACATTGCAGCTATGCAAGCTGGACAACCGTTACCACATGTTGTAACAGAACAATTCTTTGATATGATATGGATGGGAGGAGCAGGAGCAACACTTTCATTATTAATTGCAATACTTTTATTTGCAAGAAGTAAACAGATAAGAGCAGTTGCAAAAATAGGTGCTGCACCAGGAATATTTAATATAAATGAGCCAGTACTATTTGGTATCCCTATAATATTAAACCCTATTATGCTTATTCCATTTAATATTATTCCTCTTGTATTTGTAACTACTCAATATGTAGCTATGACAATAGGACTTGTATCTAGACCTATGGGAGTTGCATTCCCTTGGCCAACACCAGCAATAATAAGTGGATTTTTAACAGTTGGAAATATATCAGGATCAATTATGCAGATAGTTAACCTGATAATAGGAGCCTTAATTTATCTTCCATTCTTGAGAATTATAGATAAAGCTGCTAAAATAGAAGAAGAAAATGAGAAACAGGAAGAAGTAAAGGAGTGA
- a CDS encoding N(4)-(beta-N-acetylglucosaminyl)-L-asparaginase — protein MKREWSMIATWRMAGDAIKLGGEILAENGKCQDAVEKAIMQVEDYPFYKSVGYGGLPNEECQVELDAAFMDGKTLSIGAVAGIRDFKNPVSIARKLSHDRFNIFLVGEGAEAYAHKNGFERKNMLTERAKKTWEKRKEEIYEKHLSPYDGHDTVCMIALDKDRDMAVATSTSGLFMKKKGRVGDSPVSGSGFYVDNEIGGAAATGLGEDIMKGCLSYEVVQRMKNGEKPMDAAQNAVREFSEKLKKARGKAGAISIIALNNEGDWGIGTNVEFTFAAVTPDHKAQVYIAIPDEANEKVDIQEASDEYMAEYKRSIQKPLD, from the coding sequence ATGAAGAGAGAGTGGAGTATGATCGCCACTTGGAGAATGGCTGGAGATGCAATTAAGCTTGGTGGAGAAATTTTAGCTGAAAATGGAAAATGTCAGGATGCAGTTGAAAAAGCGATAATGCAGGTAGAAGACTATCCATTTTATAAGTCAGTTGGATATGGAGGACTTCCTAATGAGGAGTGTCAGGTTGAATTAGATGCAGCGTTTATGGATGGAAAGACTCTTTCAATTGGAGCTGTAGCTGGAATAAGAGATTTTAAAAATCCAGTATCTATAGCAAGAAAATTGAGCCATGACAGATTTAATATATTTTTAGTTGGTGAAGGGGCAGAAGCATATGCTCATAAAAATGGATTTGAAAGAAAAAATATGCTTACTGAAAGAGCTAAAAAAACATGGGAGAAGAGAAAAGAGGAGATATATGAAAAACATCTATCACCTTATGATGGACATGACACTGTGTGTATGATTGCTCTTGATAAAGATAGAGACATGGCAGTAGCAACTTCAACTAGCGGACTATTTATGAAAAAGAAAGGTAGAGTAGGGGATTCACCTGTATCAGGTTCTGGTTTCTATGTAGATAATGAAATTGGAGGAGCAGCAGCTACAGGACTTGGAGAAGATATAATGAAAGGATGCCTTTCTTATGAAGTAGTACAGAGAATGAAAAATGGTGAGAAACCTATGGATGCAGCTCAAAATGCTGTAAGAGAATTTAGTGAAAAGCTAAAAAAAGCTAGAGGAAAAGCTGGAGCCATTTCAATAATAGCCTTAAATAATGAGGGAGACTGGGGAATAGGGACAAATGTTGAATTTACATTTGCTGCAGTGACTCCCGATCATAAAGCTCAAGTATATATAGCAATACCTGATGAAGCAAATGAAAAGGTAGATATACAGGAAGCTTCTGATGAATATATGGCAGAGTATAAAAGAAGTATTCAAAAACCTTTAGATTAA
- a CDS encoding PTS lactose/cellobiose transporter subunit IIA encodes MDMSIEEVAMTIVGNAGEARSLAFEALREAKEGNYEKAQEYLAQSKERGLAAHEMQTELICNEADGKGIEMNLLMVHAQDHLMTSILARELITEIIELYKKLEK; translated from the coding sequence ATGGATATGTCAATTGAAGAAGTAGCAATGACAATCGTAGGAAATGCTGGAGAAGCAAGAAGTTTAGCTTTTGAAGCTTTAAGAGAAGCAAAAGAGGGAAACTATGAAAAGGCACAGGAATATTTAGCACAATCTAAAGAGAGAGGTCTTGCTGCACATGAGATGCAAACAGAACTTATTTGTAATGAAGCAGATGGAAAAGGGATTGAGATGAATCTTTTAATGGTACATGCTCAGGATCACCTAATGACCTCAATTTTAGCAAGAGAGCTTATTACTGAAATTATCGAACTATACAAAAAACTTGAAAAATAG
- a CDS encoding replication initiation protein, whose protein sequence is MLDVKEKYSMLDFKMIGKNIRIDFSKHLTKKEKKLFRYLKVQKYNHISMEKIFEICGFSNVEEVIRFLNNLKGKSIVLSSVERHYYIYLSIIQSFYINNNIIYIVFSDEISSAFKKGSFFENLGLDNILFLEEKFSYRIYHYICNIADKEIYLSIDELREILEIGDSYKRFYDLEKNFLIPIFEDIRKNTSRNFSYEKEKNGDYKGAKILGITIHNDDIAQDIVNNNPYLPIDRCMDRIKKHIKNFSDIYSLLTLNLANYGEDYVNKKIDFVLDNFSSNIEDHIKTVFEDKKLDAPYFVINKKFKNLFDLHSEILAFIHKHNLTKISTYMFPVKLYSLKDKESLLLEDKNFAVKITYNKNAMSKVEFFINNK, encoded by the coding sequence ATGTTAGATGTAAAAGAGAAATATTCCATGCTGGATTTTAAAATGATTGGCAAGAACATCAGAATAGATTTTTCCAAACACCTTACGAAAAAAGAAAAAAAGCTTTTTCGTTATCTAAAAGTTCAGAAATACAACCATATTTCTATGGAAAAAATCTTTGAAATCTGTGGTTTTAGCAATGTTGAAGAGGTTATCCGATTTTTAAATAATCTGAAAGGAAAATCCATTGTCCTTTCGTCAGTAGAAAGACACTATTATATCTATCTAAGTATCATTCAATCTTTCTACATTAACAATAACATTATCTATATTGTTTTTTCTGATGAAATTTCAAGTGCCTTTAAGAAGGGTTCTTTTTTTGAAAACCTTGGACTTGATAATATTCTATTTTTAGAGGAAAAGTTTTCCTATAGGATCTATCATTATATTTGTAATATTGCTGATAAAGAGATATATCTCAGTATTGATGAGTTACGTGAGATTCTTGAAATTGGGGATAGCTATAAAAGATTTTATGATTTGGAGAAAAACTTTTTAATCCCAATATTTGAAGATATAAGAAAGAACACTTCAAGAAATTTTTCCTATGAAAAGGAAAAAAATGGAGATTATAAAGGAGCCAAAATCCTCGGGATAACAATTCACAATGATGATATTGCACAGGATATTGTAAATAATAATCCATATCTTCCAATTGATAGATGCATGGATAGAATTAAAAAACATATTAAAAATTTTTCAGATATCTATTCACTTCTTACACTGAACCTTGCAAATTATGGAGAGGATTATGTAAATAAAAAAATTGATTTTGTTCTTGATAATTTCAGTTCAAATATTGAAGATCATATTAAAACTGTATTTGAAGATAAAAAGCTGGATGCTCCATATTTTGTAATCAATAAAAAATTTAAGAATCTTTTTGATCTTCATTCTGAAATTTTAGCATTTATACATAAACATAATCTTACAAAGATATCTACATATATGTTCCCTGTAAAACTATATTCATTAAAGGATAAGGAATCTCTTCTCCTTGAGGATAAAAATTTTGCAGTAAAAATTACATATAATAAAAATGCCATGTCAAAAGTGGAATTTTTTATAAATAATAAATAA
- a CDS encoding Na+/H+ antiporter NhaC family protein, which translates to MQQNSKSSFIGLVPLLVFITFYLGTGIYLQLRNVPMAFYQLPSPVAVILGIIAAFVLFKGSVNEKCQTFLKGCGHQDITTMCVIYLLAGAFTSTAKAMGGVDLTVNLALNYIPVELLAPGIFIVAAFISTATGTSVGAIVSIAPIAVELAQKSGVSLPLILAAVMGGSMFGDNLSIISDTTIAATRTQGVEMRDKFKVNLYIALPAAVLTIFILLITGAPDTISEVGTLHFNIIKVIPYIAVLVMALSGINVFTVLTLGILIAGGIGIFYGSFTVLSFANEIYKGFTNMQEIFFLSLLSGGLGAMTAKAGGIQWIIDKIQTFIIGKKSAKLGIGLLVSLTDIAVANNTVAIIINGDIAKNISKKYDVDPRETAALLDIFSCVFQGMIPYGAQMLILLNFAGDRVSPLTLISLLWYQMLLLAFTLIFIRYDFSKKLKNI; encoded by the coding sequence ATGCAACAAAATTCAAAAAGCAGCTTTATAGGACTTGTTCCTCTGTTGGTTTTTATCACTTTTTATCTTGGAACAGGAATCTATCTTCAACTTAGAAATGTTCCTATGGCTTTCTATCAACTTCCATCACCAGTTGCAGTTATACTTGGTATTATTGCAGCTTTTGTCCTTTTTAAGGGAAGTGTTAATGAAAAATGCCAGACTTTTTTAAAAGGATGTGGACATCAGGATATCACCACTATGTGTGTTATCTATCTTTTAGCTGGTGCTTTTACCAGTACAGCAAAGGCCATGGGGGGAGTTGATTTAACTGTAAATCTGGCTCTTAACTATATTCCAGTGGAACTTTTAGCACCTGGAATCTTTATTGTAGCAGCTTTTATCTCTACAGCAACTGGTACATCTGTAGGAGCTATTGTCTCTATTGCACCTATTGCAGTGGAACTTGCTCAAAAGAGTGGGGTTTCTCTTCCACTTATTCTAGCAGCAGTTATGGGTGGAAGTATGTTTGGAGACAATCTTTCAATTATCTCAGATACCACTATTGCAGCTACAAGAACTCAAGGTGTAGAGATGAGGGATAAATTTAAAGTAAATCTATATATTGCTCTTCCAGCAGCAGTACTTACTATTTTTATACTTCTTATTACAGGAGCACCTGATACAATTTCTGAAGTTGGAACTCTTCACTTCAACATTATAAAGGTAATCCCTTATATAGCTGTACTTGTTATGGCTCTAAGTGGAATAAATGTTTTTACAGTGCTTACCTTAGGTATTCTTATTGCTGGAGGAATTGGGATTTTCTATGGAAGTTTCACTGTACTTTCTTTTGCAAATGAGATATATAAAGGGTTCACAAATATGCAGGAGATATTTTTTCTATCACTTTTATCTGGTGGCCTTGGTGCTATGACTGCAAAGGCTGGAGGGATACAATGGATAATTGATAAAATTCAAACATTTATCATTGGAAAAAAAAGTGCAAAACTTGGTATTGGATTACTTGTTTCATTAACAGATATTGCTGTTGCTAATAACACTGTTGCAATAATTATCAATGGTGATATTGCTAAAAATATCTCTAAGAAATATGATGTTGATCCTAGAGAAACAGCAGCTCTTTTAGATATATTTTCCTGTGTATTTCAGGGAATGATTCCATATGGAGCTCAGATGCTTATACTTCTTAACTTTGCAGGAGATAGGGTATCACCACTCACTTTGATATCACTTCTTTGGTATCAGATGCTTCTTCTTGCATTTACACTTATATTTATAAGATATGATTTTAGTAAAAAACTGAAAAACATATAA